CTCGGGAAATAGTgcacggaaagaaaaactacTCCACCCCCACCGGGGGTTCGCCGGCAGATACGAATTTGCCGGATGACTGCCGGACAGTTACTGCGCACTTGGCTGAAGTGGCGGTAGAGCGCACTAGTCACTTGAGCGCGTACTCGATTTACCTCGGACGCGCACAACCGTACGATAGCGAGTACGCTAATGAGGCTTATTAGACTCTTCGGAAGCTCCGGAATGCTAGCAGGTGTACCGCTCTGCTCTAAAACACCTCCCTTCCCCGATTGCTGTCCGGCTGCAGGGCAGAATATCGGTAATATCCCAACACCATTCCGGCAGAAGGACCTCGGACATTCGCTTCAATTCGGCATCCATCAACCATCTCCACATTCTTGAACCGATGCTGTACTGCCGGTGCTAATGATGGATATTCACCCTGTTCCACCGGGCTGTTAACCGGGTTTtcgttcccccccccccccccccacgatTCCGGAGgcttatattaaaattaattgtaacgTAATTAACAATCAACGTGCGCGTGATGATGTAACCGTTTTGCACCACCGGTGCCCGTGCCCGTGCACTTGTTTTAATGAACCCAACATTGGAGACCCCCCCTTCCCGTGTGGAGGATGATTGATTTTGTCGGGATTATTTCTCATCTCATCccgcccggtggtggtgggttttgtttAGCGACCATCTAGCGGCCTCGCAGTGCCTTAATGGAATGCTGGCGAGAGTCGTCCGTAGTCACAACACTACTACGTCTCCGCGCGCGCCCGGCACCGGCACCGTTGTGTTGGGATTATGCTGGAGTTAGGAAATCTTTCCGGTCACGGCGCTCggttggtgctggtggtgaggATTTTTGCTATGCTCTAGGCGGTCTGCCAGATGTTGTCTGTTAGTTGAAACCGATGCCGACAACACACCGAGAATAGTGGGTGTGTTGGAAAGTATGAGCATTAACCAACGCGTTCTGGTGTTGTTTCAATTTGGAAGATAATTGTGCCAGTTgatatcaaacaattgtgtttgttgttataTTAATTCACCACTCCTATTCAACACTCTGTTATCGCAAAGCTTAAAACATCTCCTTTGCAGTGCGGTGTAGTATACATTCAGGGGGAAGTGTAACGTTTAAAGCACGAGCCTAACTTTAGGCGCTagccctcccccccccctccaaaACCGACGACACATAACGTGTCGAAACTTTTAATATATTCAATAAGTGACGACACGTTTTCCCACCAACGTTCGATGGCTGCAACGAAAGTAAGTTGGTATAAAATGGCCCAACAACTaatgaaaacattaataaagTTTTGAACGCTATCAGGCAGGCTATGTTTTACACCAATACTTTCCAGCGCACCCACACACGGTACCAACACATCCGGACAGACAATAGGCGTGAGTGGTAGAAAATTGCAACTCATAGGCGATAACGTACGGTAGCTGTTTCGTTATTGATTAAAAATGGTCCACGAGCCTGAACGTGTATACCACCGACTGCTGAGTGGCATGgtggtgtgtatgttttgtgcgtgtgagtgtgtgtgtgtgtggtggagAGAGAATTAGATTATCAGAAGTGGTTTCCGGGTGTTGGTAAAATGCCGGGCGGTAAAATTTGTCTACCGTTCGGTGTGGTGGTGGCATTGGTTAATATTTAACAATGAAGATGTACGAAGAGGCTACGTTTCGCCTGCACGCCCGGTAGCAGTCTGCCGGGTTGATAGCGGGGCCGCAGAACGGTAGAGGAGTGCACACAGCGCCGCGCCGAGATCAAATATTTCGCAGTGTGTTGGTCCCGGGAGGCTAACAGATCGGATCGGGAAATCCCGGGTGTTCTGTGCAGAGTGtcggtttcggtttggttGGGGCCCCGTACGGTCCGAATCGTTTGCACCAAAGAATGGCTTGGGCCCATTGTTTATGCTAATCAAATAAGGTTCTTGTTTAAGCCCGCAAAACCCAGTTAAATCGTAATCGAGCTGCCCTGACTGCCTGGTGCAGCATGAGGTGAGGTTAGCGCAAGATGGCTGACATACTAATCGTGTCCATTTTGCCACTATTTCATTGCTCTGTTCTAAtcgtgctctctctctctttctcgcttcaTCTCACGGCTTATCTCTCCCACACAGTATCTCACAGCGTCCTCGGGCTGGAGAGCGTCCACATACAGGTACCGGTGGCGGTACTGGTCGGCACGAGTGCAACGCTTATCTGCGAGTGCGATCTGCCGGACGAGGACCTCTACTCGGTCAAGTGGTACAAGGGCAAGCACGAGTTTTTTCGCTACACCTCCAAAGAGATACCGTCGATTAAAATCTTCCCAAAGGCGGGCATCAGTGTAAATGTGAGTAAATTACTACACGTGTAGCTAAGATGTGCCCCATCTGTACGTAAGGATGTCCTCTCTCTAACCTTCTTCCGATAGGTGAATCTTTCGAATGCGAGCCATCTGGTGCTGGTGAACCTGGAGCCGCAGAGCAGTGGCAAGTACAGCTGCGAGATAACGGAAGCGGCCCCATCCTTCCACACGAAGATAGCGACGCGCTCGATGAACGTGGTCGATCTGCCGACCGGTGAGCCTCTGATCGTAGACATGAAGTCGTACTACGGTGCCGAGGAATTCCTGGAGGTTGAATGCCGTGCCGGACCGTCCCTGCCGGCACCGAAGCTGGACTGGTACGTGAACGATCTGCCGCTCCGGCAACCGATGCAGCTACCCTCACGGTTGGAGTACGCGACCCAACCCTGGGCCCTGGCCGGCACGGCCAGCCTCACCAGCAGTAGCAAACCTAGCAACCGTAGCAGTAGGAAAAAACAATCAGCCAAGTCTTCCTTGCCGCAGCATGCACCGACCGGTCCGACGGCCTCCGAGCTGGAGTCGCACGAAAACGACCTGGAGGAGGGTGCGGTTCGCACCGGCACGGGTCCGGGCACGTCCCCCATCAACCGGCCACTGCCGGCGGCCGTTAGCACCACCCAGGAACCGACGGCCAACAGCAGTACATCCGGTGAGCACCGGAAAGGCGCCGCCAACAGTCGCTACGAGCTGGCCGTGTCCCGGCTGAAGTTGCTGCTCGAGCACGGACACTTCCGCAACGGCAAGCTAAAGGTAAGACGGGGCAGCGTGGTAAGGGGGAGCTGCCATGGGGAGGAATTTTTCCGGGAGCCATTCTTTTCAGTTGGGCCATCGCGCAGCCGGAAGTGGGAATTTTGTGATGcttcggttttgttgttgttattttcttttcgtttgtttttacgCTGCTTCTTCGCTGGCTCTGTTCTTGGTAGGTTCCGgtgcaagttttttttcttccaccccAAGGCGCCTTCCGTTTGCTGTCCCACCCTTCCCTCTTCCTCGGGAGATCATCATTATTTGCTatggatcgttttttttctcattgcGCCAgagtcatcgtcgtcgtcgatggTGGTTTTGCTCAAACGGAAGCGGATGCTTGTGTACATGGTTCAAGATTTTAGCGTTGCTTTATAAAAATTGCTACTTCAAACTGATTCCAAACAAACCGTGCGGTTACGGTAGGCACGGGAGTTgaaaaagaagggaaaataGTTTCGTAAGGCGGTGGATACATAATTGATACACGTGCCGCAGGCAAAGTTGAGCGtctttcggtttttgtttgtttttgttgctgcccaAGCGCATTCATTAGCCTGCTCGAATTGCTCATCAGCAGTGGAAAGACGATTACAAAACAGATGCCACACGTAGCCACACGTAGACACCTCAATCCCGGACTATAAACGCATGCAGTGCAGTGGTAAAGCGCGTACTACTGCTGAGGCCGAAGACGGTCTGCCTGGTGACATATTTGGCGGCACTGCTTGTTGAATTTGAATTAGCAAAAAAGCTTCTATTCGGCGAAAACTTTCCCGCCGGAAAGTCTCTCACGCATGCATTGAAGTaagtcaaacaaaaaaggaaaaggaccACGCTAAACAAGAATAAATCGTTTATCTTAAGCGAaggcgcctaaatgtatgctagCTGTTTTGTATGAAGTTAGGCgttcgatttttctttttctccctctctGGCTAATTGGCTGTTTTCGCATTCGCTAATTGGATATTTTTCATCGAAAAACTAAACATTCTGCCGCTCGAACCGGTGCGCTTCGTGCGCCGTGGATATTTTCTTGATTAAAGCGAAATGCTTTATTTACTGGCCGCCTTCGCTGCCGGACGCGTTCCTTTTATTGGGGTGCGAGCCGTGACTGGTCCGGCCCGGGTTTTATGCTCGTCGCGTTTAGCGGGCCTCTCCGGTACGCTGGTTTGTCCCGCATCGTGCCACGGGCACGATTAAAGGCCCGCCCACGATCATCGAGCGTTCCCGGCGTCCCGGTGGCTGATTGATGTCTTGTTATCCGAAAATTAAATGCATTAATTTCATCACTAACTTTCCGCCGTGGCGTGGTGTTACGTGGGGCCCTGTCCGTGAGATTTCCGGCTAAAATTATCATGTTTAGCACGTTCGTGATTTCGCGGTGCCCGAACGGACGGTCAGATGACACCGCTGCGCTGGAAAGCACGCCACGGCGTATCGGCATACTGGTGGGGACAGCCattgcgaaaaaaagaagcgatAAACAAGCTGTTGACAAGGTTAGTAAGAGCATTCAGTattgctttttctttcttttcgctgTGCGATGCGCATCGTATAACTTTAGGCGCGTTTGCTCCGATCTGACAGCGTTGCTTCTAGTGACGTGAGCGccagaaggtatgcaattcgccAGACAAAATTACTGTATTCGCAACCTGTCGACATTTTGCGACATCTGCAACGTGAGcaacacgaaaaacaaaaaattatcaCATGGGTGATGTACTAATGTGTGTGCTTGAACACATTACGGGAGTAGTGTAGCGTGATGAAGGCAGGAGGCACTAGCTCtaaaagtaaattaaatcacaaaataaaaaccaaaacaaaacaaaacgaagaaaaggaaacataaaaatacttCGCTCTAaagtacagaaaaaaaacaaacaaacttggAACAGGAACGGGAAGGAAAATTTTCGCGCAGCGCAGCAATGCGAAGCGCACTCAAGCAACATCGGACGCATGAATGATTTATGAGCCGAAAGCGTTTCCTACCCCTCTAGCTACCCACCTCCATCCTCTCCATTCCTCCCTTCCTTTTTCCATTGGGGTTGGCAGTGTGAGAGGTATGTTTTCTTTGATTGGAAAAGCGGGCATAAACATGGCGAGAAAGTGGGGATAAAATTTTGAACTAGAAAAAgaagacaaaatggcgaaggaaataaagagagagagaaaaaaaacaagcagtaCACGGGAGGCGAAAAGCGAATAAAGTTAGATCCGTGTGCGTGAAACAGCGTCGGAAGTGACGGAAGAAGACGGGCCCATGGCGGAACCTGATGGCGGTGGTACGGTTCTGTATCAAAccaaagagagaaagagagagggagagagcaaacaacacaaaaaaaacacagctttCCTTTTCAGCCCACCTGGGCTAAGGTTTTCCACGGCTAGTTTTCCCGTGGTGccatatttttttctccttcctccCTTTTATTGCCATTcttctaccttttttttgttccaaggGGTCTTTCCTGCTATGCGGCCGAGGGGAATGGGTGTGGTAcagggaaggggggggggggagggggtttgTGGTGAGgggatgaaaatttatttctataaATGTGCACCGAAGCGAGTTGCAAACATTTTCACAAAACTGTTCCTACTGTTTACTTTTTATCCTGCGGCCACGGCCTGACCATACAGATATATGGAGGACTACGGAATGTGTACGCGGGAGGGACAAGCAACAACATaacgcaagaaaaaaagagcgaaagaaaactcctctgtttctccctttttttggtTCGACGGTTCCTTCTGTGCCGTGTGGTTGATCAACAGGAAATGAATTATtggaattttatttgaaaatcaTTCAGCAAAATGCGTACCGATGGatttgtctgtgtgtttgttccgCTGTTTCGCCCGATCGGCACTGTGCGTTGGCCAGCTTTATACACCCGGTGCGGTGCGGCATTGCCCGCCGCACACCATCCGGTACGCGCTGCGAGGAACAGAAGGCGGCGGCGGTTCGATCAATCAGAATTGTTTCGAGTTTTCGATTTGGATAGACGGTGGCACTGCGTGGTGGTACGGTACGGTGGCGCGGGGGTGGAATAGTACAGAATAAAAGTTTCCAATTCCGAGTTTTCCGAGTTTCCCGGCGTGTGGCTTCGGGATGGATTTTGCTACCAGGCCTAAGCCGGCCCGCGACACCATTCATTGCCGGGCCCGCGCCTAGCGCGGCGAGAAGATATGACTAGTAAACAGGAACTGCGAGGAGGGAGCCGCGGAAGGGGTTGGAAATTGCTAGACGCGGGAGGGCTAACAAAGggcaaaaataacaataagtgAAGGTTTcggtgtgggtgggtggaggGTTTCGGTTGAGTGAGCCTGGGAATCGTGCTGTCGACGAGATCTGGCCTTATGCAGGTGCACGTCTCCGGTGCATGGGGAGAGGGGTGGaaggaaggagaaggagaggggagggggggggcgGGGGGTAGGGTTGAAGGTGGAAACAAGTGGGACGAAAAACAAGCATGTCGAAGTATAGCTGCATCGTCGTGTTTAAATGGATAGAGCAAAAAGGGGGATGGTTGGTGGGAGGGAGGGTGGTGTGGTGAGGGGAGGGTTAGTGGCAAAAAGGCGTGCggaggggagggggagtgAAAGAAGATGGGAGCAGTGGTACGGTGTGGGTGATTGGTCGAGCAAGAACGCTTCTTTCCATCAACAAGTCCGTGGTGCTCGGGTGCCCCACCGAGCGCGTTGCAGAGATGCAGGCGCTGAATGCCATCGTGCGGTCACGGTAAGGATAAcggtgaaaaaataaataggcGACGCCGACGGGCAAAACGAGGTAAGCGGGGAAAAGGGCTCGGGTGGCCGCTGTAGGTCACACATTTTGATCGATTCCGTTTTTACACACAAAGCATCGCAATTCGTGGTGGATTTTGTTATTGAAACCGGTTGGGTGGTGCCGGGAACACGGAAAAGCTTTTTTTGTCCCTGCGATGCCGCCTGCATACATGCACACCGCATTGCTTTTGTCGCACCGCCGGAAGAAGGTTCACCGCAGCACAAAACTGCAttagagggagagagagaaagagagagagggagggagagagagagagagaaagagagagagagagagagagagagagagagagagagagagagagcgcgtgCAAGAGCGATaaggaaatggtggaaaaagttTGCCAAAAAGTCGAGCACGGTGAACATCGGGAAACGACAAGTGACGTTTTGATAATAAAGCCCGCCGGACGGAAGCTTCTTTTTCGCGCAAAAGGTTGATACAAAACACCCCCGTTGCCGCGCGGAAGAATGGGGTGCGGGTGGAAGCGAGTgtgatttgaatttttcggCAGCGAGTTGATTTTGCATCGGTTCGATACGGTGTGTTCCGTGTTGCTGAAGCACCACCGGAAATTACTGTCAATTGTATCGCAGATGACGAGCCGCGAGGCTGCCAGTTTCATTCGGCACACTTTCATTGACTTTTTTCTCGTGCCATTCACCCCGTTCTGGAGGGGAGGGGGGCTGAAAGTTTCAGCACACTTAGcggtgatgttgttgttgttgatgggaGGGCTTCTTTTGCCATCATTCGGTTGCATTGCTCGGTCCGCTTCCGACAAGATACAAAAGAAACCCGGGGCTGCATGTAACCATGTCGCTGTCGATGAAGGTCGGTATTCGATTTTCTGTCAAAAACCGAACGGGGTAGGATTTGGGTTTGAATTTATTACAAGCCATATGCAAGCGGCAAAGCTCTTTTTCGATGCCGTATGCACGCACTGTATTCGGCGGGCTGAATCGCTGCAGCTGcgagattaaatattttttcctcGTTGGTGGCGCTGAAATACCGATGATAGTTTATTGCTTGTttggggaaacaaaaaaaaacaagatatatttttcaaaaccGCTAGCAAATGGATCGATAACTAATTTTTCGCACATCGGAAATGTTAGGAGCGTATAAATTAGAGATGGGAAATTTAATTCCTTTCAAGGATTTAAATCCGAGTTAAAGGGTTAGTATAAAAATTTAACTCTTTCACTCGTTCATAAAgatttcaacaattttaagTAAGTGAACGGGGCGAAGGCTTCCAGCGAACTCATGATGTAACTTTTCACGGCGACCTTCAACTCACGATTTACATCATGAGTCAATTCGGGATTTAATTCTTCACTGATTTAACAGAGCTCACAGAAGAGTTAACTCATGATTTAAATCGTCTGTTGAAGTTCGCCGTGAGGAGTTAAATATCAAGTTAACTCGATATTTAGCTATAAGAGCTAACTCGTGGTTTAAATTGTGAGGTGATAATTTCCACGAAGAGTTAAATCTTaaatgttttgaataaattaaatttctttcGATGAGTTTAATCAGAAAAcacttttgaatatttttatagGTTTGAATTAACTTACTCCctaaaaagatttaaattattgattcATTCTGAATCATTATGCTAATCACTAGAATGAATTGCAACTATTTTGCATCTATGATAAATATAACTAACCAAAGTGATTGATTTATAGCATATATTTAGGCGCTTTATTAGTAATCAGTGTGATATTTTCATTGacgattttttgttgaaatattaattaaaaggtATTAAAAAGCAAATATTACGATGGAAAAATTAAAGTAGGTAAGATTATTAAAggattgcataaatttaggcTGATTGCTTTATAAAAAAACGCCTGGATGTAGgcaattataataatttaattatgttaTTGAGAGGAAGTTGAGTATTTTAAAGCTTGCTCTGGTTAGAAGTAGTCACTCATAGCACTAAAGTGCCACTTCATGCTAATGCGAAGGTGAACAGTTTATAACACCTTCAACGCAGGGCGTGCGTGTGGCGCACGTGTATCGAACGTACATTATTGATTTGATGGATTGCTAATCACGCCTTCCGGCCAACACCGGGTACGATGGAAGCGCACACAGGAGAGCAATAAGCCCATCGATATATCGATAATTGGTGGCACTTATACTGGGTGGCCACACCACTAAGCGCCAGCGTACGATGAGGCCAGTGCACCCTTccgaaaacatacaaaacattccaaacgcAAGACGCTGTTTAAAGTGTACCGTACATCGCACCGTTCCATACTaacgtgtttgttttgtttctctacgcgtgtttgtgtgctgatTTTAGGTGGAGTGTGCTGCCCATATCTTCGACCTGTACCGGCAGTCGACggtggcgatggcggacgagaACTATCCCCAGGTGCGCGTGCTTTCCAACAGCGATAATGGTGTACACTTTTCCTTCATGAGCGACAAGGACGAAGGTAAGCCGGTGGGAAAGGGTGCCGGGTCGCCAGTTTCCATCATCCATCATCGAGGATGTTATTATTATCCTTCTGCGCCCTGCAATAACACGtggtctgtgtgtgtgggtgggtgtgtgtgtgtgtgttcgtgtggaGGGCTTTTGAGCTTGGGTTGCCGTTCGGTTCGATTTGAAACAGGATGCCAGGTTGCTCAGCTGACGAATTCCCACCTGAAGCAGGCAGCGAAGACCGCAACACACATCACCAAACACCCGGCGAAGCGGGAGATTGGTGGTGCGGTGCGTTGAGTCTACCTTTCGGGCGCACGAGCAGTGGCTAATGGGGATGGATTGGGCCGAGGCCGGTTCGTTTTGGGGTGGTCCGGTGCAGGCATCAGGTGCAATGTGTAACCCGACCCCGGATACGTTTGAGCCTCATCAATGTCCACCGTTTATCTCATTAGCATCGAGAGGAGGTTTCTTTAGCCAGAATCAAGTTGATCcggttgtttttaatttttttgcgagTCAAACAGAATTCAATAATGTACTGATGTCTAATATTTTTGCTTCCCTCTGcgtctttctctctctctctctcatctGCTCCCGTCCTGATAGCATCATCTTCGGCTTCTTCTCG
This window of the Anopheles moucheti chromosome X, idAnoMoucSN_F20_07, whole genome shotgun sequence genome carries:
- the LOC128306772 gene encoding uncharacterized protein LOC128306772, producing the protein MLCARFKIVLCLIQLLAMKVSHSVLGLESVHIQVPVAVLVGTSATLICECDLPDEDLYSVKWYKGKHEFFRYTSKEIPSIKIFPKAGISVNVNLSNASHLVLVNLEPQSSGKYSCEITEAAPSFHTKIATRSMNVVDLPTGEPLIVDMKSYYGAEEFLEVECRAGPSLPAPKLDWYVNDLPLRQPMQLPSRLEYATQPWALAGTASLTSSSKPSNRSSRKKQSAKSSLPQHAPTGPTASELESHENDLEEGAVRTGTGPGTSPINRPLPAAVSTTQEPTANSSTSGEHRKGAANSRYELAVSRLKLLLEHGHFRNGKLKVECAAHIFDLYRQSTVAMADENYPQVRVLSNSDNGVHFSFMSDKDEASSSASSRTWLAFHPGKLVRLFSAAGGWLFGTLPQYQRTVHGDSIAVVDTGQSNGLDSIGGIVSYALLMGVGWFSTLWFF